One part of the Phragmites australis chromosome 3, lpPhrAust1.1, whole genome shotgun sequence genome encodes these proteins:
- the LOC133913180 gene encoding phytochrome a, whose amino-acid sequence MSSSRPTQGSSSSSRTRQSSRARILAQTTLDAELNAEYEESGDSFDYSKLVEAQRTTPPEQQGRSEKVIAYLQHIQRGKLIQPFGCLLALDEKSFKVIAFSENAPEMLTTISHAVPNVDEPPKLGIGSNMRSLFTDPGATALQKALGFADVSLLNPILVQCKTSGKPFYAILHRATGCLVVDFEPVKPTEFPATAAGALQSYKLAAKAISKIQSLPGGSMEVLCNTVVKEVFDLTGYDRVMAYKFHEDEHGEVFAEITKPGIEPYLGLHYPATDIPQAARFLFMKNKVRMICDCRARSVKIIEDEGLSIDISLCGSTLRAPHSCHLQYMENMNSIASLVMAVVVNENEEDDEAEPGQPSQQLKKKKLWGLIVCHHESPRYVPFPLRYACEFLAQVFAVHVNKEFELEKQIQEKSILRMQTMLSDMLFKEASPLSIISGSPNIMDLVKCDGAALLYGDKVWRLRTAPTESQIRDIAFWLSEVHRDSTGLSTDSLHDAGYPGAASLGDMICGMAVAKITSKDILFWFRSHTAAEIKWGGAKHDPSDKDDNRRMHPRLSFKAFLEVVKMKSLPWNDCEMDAIHSLQLILRGTLNDAIKPARASGLDNQIGDLKLDGLAELQAVTSEMVRLMETATVPILAVDGNGLVNGWNQKVAELTGLRVDEAIGRHVLTLVEESSVPIVQRMLYLALQGREEKEVQFEVKTHGSKRDEGPVILVVNACASRDLHDHVVGVCFVAQDMTVHKLVMDKFTRVEGDYKAIVHNPNPLIPPIFGADQFGWCSEWNAAMTKLTGWHRDEVLDKMLLGEVFDTSNASCLLKNKDAFVRLCIIINSALAGEEAEKAPFGFCDRNGKYIECLLSVNRKINADGIVTGVFCFIHVPSDELQHALHVQQASEQTSLKKLKAFSYMRQAIKKPLSGMLYSREVLKSTSLNEEQMSQVRVADSCHRQLNKILADSDQDSITDKSSCMDLEMVEFLLQDVVVAAVSQVLIDCQGKGIRISCNLPEKFMKQKVYGDGIRLQQILSDFLFVSVKFSPVGGSVEIASKLTKNSIGENLHLIDLELRIKHRGTGVPAEILSQMYEDNKEQSEEGLSLLASRNLLRLMNGDVSHLREAGMSTFILTVELASAPTAIGQ is encoded by the exons ATGTCTTCCTCAAGGCCTACTCAGGGTTCCAGTTCATCCAGCAGGACTCGCCAGAGCTCACGGGCAAGGATATTAGCGCAAACAACCCTTGATGCTGAACTCAATGCAGAATATGAAGAATCTGGTGATTCGTTTGATTACTCCAAGTTGGTTGAAGCACAGCGGACCActccacctgagcagcaagggcGTTCAGAGAAGGTCATAGCTTACTTGCAGCACATTCAGAGAGGAAAGCTAATCCAACCATTTGGTTGCTTGTTGGCCCTTGATGAGAAGAGCTTCAAGGTCATTGCATTCAGTGAGAATGCACCGGAAATGCTTACGACGATCAGCCATGCAGTGCCTAATGTTGATGAACCCCCAAAGCTAGGAATTGGCAGTAACATGCGCTCCCTTTTCACTGACCCTGGTGCCACAGCACTGCAGAAGGCACTAGGATTTGCAGATGTTTCTTTGCTGAATCCTATCCTTGTTCAATGCAAGACCTCAGGCAAGCCATTCTATGCCATTCTTCATAGGGCAACTGGTTGCCTAGTGGTAGATTTTGAGCCTGTGAAGCCTACAGAATTTCCGGCCACTGCTGCTGGGGCTTTGCAGTCGTACAAGCTTGCCGCCAAGGCGATCTCCAAGATCCAGTCACTGCCAGGTGGAAGCATGGAGGTCTTATGCAATACCGTGGTTAAGGAAGTCTTCGACCTTACAGGTTACGACAGGGTAATGGCTTACAAGTTCCATGAAGATGAGCATGGGGAGGTATTTGCTGAGATCACCAAACCTGGTATTGAGCCTTATCTTGGCCTGCACTATCCGGCCACTGATATCCCTCAAGCTGCCAGGTTTCTTTTCATGAAGAACAAAGTCCGAATGATCTGTGATTGTCGTGCAAGATCCGTGAAGATTATTGAAGATGAGGGACTCTCCATTGATATTAGCTTGTGTGGTTCAACTCTTAGAGCGCCACACAGTTGTCACCTTCAGTATATGGAGAACATGAACTCGATTGCATCCCTTGTCATGGCTGTTGTGGTTAATGaaaatgaagaggatgatgaagCCGAGCCAGGACAACCATCACAacagctgaagaagaagaaactgtGGGGTCTCATTGTTTGCCACCATGAGAGCCCCAGATATGTTCCCTTTCCACTGCGGTATGCCTGTGAATTCTTGGCTCAAGTGTTTGCTGTCCATGTAAATAAGGAGTTTGAGTTGGAGAAGCAGATACAAGAGAAGAGCATACTGCGTATGCAAACAATGCTCTCTGACATGCTATTCAAGGAAGCCTCTCCCTTGAGTATCATATCCGGGAGTCCAAATATCATGGACCTTGTTAAATGTGATGGTGCTGCTCTTTTGTACGGGGACAAAGTATGGCGGCTACGTACGGCTCCAACTGAGTCCCAGATACGTGATATTGCCTTCTGGCTTTCAGAAGTTCATAGGGATTCCACTGGCTTGAGTACTGATAGCCTCCATGATGCTGGATATCCAGGAGCTGCTTCCCTTGGTGACATGATTTGTGGAATGGCAGTGGCTAAGATCACTTCCAAGGATATTCTTTTCTGGTTCAGGTCACATACAGCTGCTGAAATTAAGTGGGGAGGTGCAAAGCATGATCCATCTGATAAGGATGACAACAGAAGGATGCACCCTAGGTTGTCCTTCAAGGCATTCCTAGAGGTTGTCAAGATGAAGAGTTTACCCTGGAATGACTGTGAAATGGATGCTATTCACTCATTGCAACTTATACTTAGAGGTACACTGAATGATGCCATCAAGCCAGCCAGGGCATCCGGTTTGGATAACCAGATTGGTGATCTCAAGCTCGATGGGCTTGCTGAATTACAGGCAGTGACAAGTGAAATGGTTCGCCTGATGGAAACAGCAACTGTTCCAATCTTAGCAGTAGATGGCAATGGATTGGTCAATGGATGGAATCAAAAGGTAGCGGAGTTGACAGGGTTGAGGGTTGATGAGGCTATAGGAAGGCACGTACTTACGCTTGTGGAGGAATCTTCTGTACCGATTGTCCAGAGGATGCTATACTTAGCTCTGCAGG gcagagaagagaaggaagTTCAATTTGAGGTGAAAACTCATGGCTCCAAGAGGGATGAGGGCCCTGTTATCTTGGTTGTAAATGCTTGTGCCAGTCGTGACCTTCATGACCATGTTGTTGGGGTGTGCTTTGTAGCCCAAGATATGACTGTTCATAAGTTGGTCATGGACAAATTTACTCGGGTTGAGGGAGATTATAAGGCAATCGTTCACAACCCAAATCCACTCATTCCTCCTATATTTGGTGCTGACCAATTTGGGTGGTGCTCTGAGTGGAATGCAGCCATGACCAAGCTTACTGGGTGGCACAGAGATGAGGTGCTAGATAAGATGCTCCTTGGTGAAGTTTTTGACACTAGCAATGCTTCCTGCCTTCTGAAGAATAAAGATGCATTTGTACGTCTTTGCATTATTATCAACAGTGCATTAGCAGGGGAAGAAGCAGAAAAGGCTCCATTTGGCTTCTGCGACCGAAATGGAAAGTACATTGAGTGTCTTCTGTCAGTGAACAGAAAAATCAATGCAGATGGTATTGTCACTGGAGTATTCTGTTTCATTCATGTTCCTAGTGATGAGCTGCAGCATGCACTACATGTGCAGCAAGCCTCAGAACAGACATCACTGAAAAAGTTGAAGGCATTCTCCTACATGCGACAAGCCATCAAGAAACCTCTCTCAGGTATGCTTTACTCTAGGGAAGTGCTCAAGAGCACAAGTTTGAATGAAGAGCAGATGAGTCAGGTTCGTGTCGCAGATAGTTGTCATCGCCAGCTAAACAAGATACTTGCCGACTCAGATCAAGATAGCATAACTGACAA GTCAAGTTGCATGGATTTGGAGATGGTTGAATTTCTGTTGCAAGATGTGGTGGTGGCTGCTGTAAGTCAAGTACTGATAGATTGCCAGGGAAAAGGGATCAGAATCTCTTGCAACCTGCCAGAGAAATTTATGAAGCAAAAAGTTTACGGGGATGGTATTCGACTCCAGCAGATCCTCTCCGACTTCCTATTCGTTTCGGTGAAGTTCTCTCCTGTTGGAGGTTCTGTTGAGATAGCATCCAAACTGACTAAGAACAGCATTGGGGAAAATCTCCATCTCATAGACCTGGAACTTAG GATCAAACACCGGGGAACAGGAGTCCCAGCAGAAATATTGTCACAAATGTATGAGGACAATAAAGAGCAGTCAGAGGAGGGCTTGAGCCTTCTTGCTTCTAGGAACCTTTTGAGGCTCATGAATGGCGATGTCTCTCATCTAAGGGAGGCTGGCATGTCAACCTTCATCCTCACCGTTGAACTTGCTTCTGCTCCAACAGCCATTGGACAATAA